The Panicum virgatum strain AP13 chromosome 3N, P.virgatum_v5, whole genome shotgun sequence genome includes the window CTGATGTGGCTGTGGGCTGAGGCTGCAGGCTGACTGATGGAGCGCTGGGGTCGAGTGGGCTGGCGAGAGCTGATGTGGCGCTGATGTGGCTGTGGTTGTGGGCTGAAACTGCAGACCCGCTGTTGGAATCAGCCTAACAGATCAATGCTGATGCAGATGCACATCGGATGAGAGGGCTTCGTTTGTTGGAACGGGACGGTTTTCGGGAGGCGAAACAAGCAAGCTGATTTCCAGGATGTTTAATCCGGCACCAGAATCTGTTGCATAGATTTTGTCCTTGTTTCCAATGGAAgtgcagatttttttttcatgttcagTTTGTTTGttgggaacatatctagtgcaaaccaaaaATCTCGtacaaacccgtgcaaacctactaaacaaagtttcaaaaaattctaaaaaaaatcatgaatatgcttctcagattacatcatctatatataaaatttcatggtcaaattcgtcttactctagaagttaaaaaagacaaatttgagatgcatttgaaccattattgttgtcagaaaatttgtcttttttgtaacttctagagtaagacgaatttgaccatgaaattttatatatagatgaggtaagctgagaagcacattcatggtttttttcagaattttttgaaactttatttagtagatTTGCACGAGGTCCTTGGTTTGCACGAGATACGTTGCCTTGTTTGTTCATGCTGCTGCAAGCCTTACTGTTTGTTCTTGCTGCTGCAAGTGCCCTGGCTGATGATCTTAGCTTTATCCCACCATGTTGTCAGTTCAGATCATTCATCCGCAACGGAAAAGTTGGAGAATGGAGCGTCACATCAATGCCGACCAAAGCATGGCCCATCGAGACGTGCAGCTGCAATGATCTTTCGATTTCGCAGTAActaaggctctgtttagttcataaaaattttcaagattttccttcacatcaaattttagacacatatatgaaacattaaatgtaattttaaaaaataaataattacacagtttagttGGAaatgagatgaattttttaaacctaattagtgtatgattggacactaattactaaataaaaaaCGAAAATGCCACAGTAGCCAAActaaaaaaatttcaccaactaaacacgccctaagactatgtttagtttccaaaaaatttcaaatttctcatttcatcaaatttttggacacatacatgaaatattaaatatattttaaaaataataattaattatataacttagttgtaaatgatgagatgaatcttttaaatctaattagttcataattgaacattaattattaaataaaaataaacatGCTACAGTGGCCTAACTCAAAAAaattcacgaactaaacacgccctaagCCGGCTAATTTCGGCTGGTAAGCTGGCTGATTCAATAATGTTATACGAGAGAAAATAAGTTAAAACAATCGGAATAAACTGAAAAAGAGAAACCGAACAGAATTTTAGATTATGATCACTCTGCGGATGGAAGGAAATCATGCGGGCCTCGCTTTTGCCACACCCGCTTAGCGCTCGTCGAATCCGGAATCCCCTCCCCAACTCCAACCTGCTGCGGCTCTCTGCTTCAGCTCGCCAGCCAGCCTCCTCGAGCTCGCTAAAAACCAACCCAACAGCCCACTCTGTCCTCTCCCCTctggcccctccctctcccacgCGCAAGGCACAACACAAGGCAGGCAACGGCACAACACTTGGTGGAGCAACCAGCCAGAGAGAaagagaagcagagcaggaggaagaagaaagagggagaagaagagcGGCAGCCAAGAAGAGGAGGAGCAAGATGCTGCGCGGCGGCACGAGCATGCTGGGGATCGTCAACTTCATCACCTTCCTGATCTCGATCCCCATCCTGGGCGGCGGCATCTGGCTGGCGTCCCGGGCCAACTCCACCGACTGCATCCGCTTCCTGCAGTGGCCCATCATCGTCGTGGGGCTCGTCCTCATGGTCATCTCCCTCATGGGCTTCGCCGGCGCCTGCTACCGCCAGACCTGGCTCCTCCGCCTCTACCTCTTCGCCATGTTCTTCGTCGTCCTCGCGCTCCTCTTCTTCATCGTCTTCGCCTTCGCCGTCACCGACCGCGGCGACGGACAGGTCGTCATGAACCGCCGCTTCCTCGAGTACCAGCTCTCCGGCTACCGCGGCTGGCTCCGGGACCGCGTCGCCGACCCGCAGTACTGGGCCACCATCAGCGCCTGCCTCCGCGACGGCCACGCCTGCTCCGGCATGAGGCGATTCGGGCGCGCCCCCAACACCGGCATGCTCGTGCCGGAGACGTCGGACATGTTCTACGCCCGCAACCTCTCCCCCATTCAGGTAACCGCCTTTTCTTGTCCTCTCTCTTTCGCCCAATTccttaccttttttttttctttctttctccccaGAAAAGATTCGTCAGTTCTTGCCAGCCTTGCTTTCCATGTGAATTGAGGCTGGAAAATCGCGGCTTTGTTTTTTCGGTTACCGAATAGGAGCGTGTATGGTCACGTTAATGATCTGGCGTGGAGAGATTGGATCTTTTACGGGTTCTAGAGCATAAAACTTAGGATTTTTACGATGATTCGGCGATTCAGTTCCATTATTCACTCCTGCTGCTCTATATAATTTAGGG containing:
- the LOC120664113 gene encoding tetraspanin-3-like — protein: MRASLLPHPLSARRIRNPLPNSNLLRLSASARQPASSSSLKTNPTAHSVLSPLAPPSPTRKAQHKAGNGTTLGGATSQREREAEQEEEERGRRRAAAKKRRSKMLRGGTSMLGIVNFITFLISIPILGGGIWLASRANSTDCIRFLQWPIIVVGLVLMVISLMGFAGACYRQTWLLRLYLFAMFFVVLALLFFIVFAFAVTDRGDGQVVMNRRFLEYQLSGYRGWLRDRVADPQYWATISACLRDGHACSGMRRFGRAPNTGMLVPETSDMFYARNLSPIQSGCCKPPTSCGFTYNNETYWTPNPGVPISDADCNRWSNDQRTLCFQCDSCKAGVLAGIKKSWRKVAILNIVVLIILVIVYVAGCAAFRNAKRIDNDEPIGMARMTKSQPSRFQF